One window from the genome of Cryobacterium sp. GrIS_2_6 encodes:
- a CDS encoding NAD(P)/FAD-dependent oxidoreductase → MTEPTHDVVIVGGGHNGLTAAAYLALAGRSVIVLERAEHVGGAAVSAEAFAGVDARLSRYSYLVSLLPQRIIEDLGLEIGLARRRFSSYTPNPADPAGGLLVDNGDAEATRASFDRIGAGADSDAWAAFYADTGRVARALFPTVCEPLPTRSEARLLLGDDALWERFVEHPLGRTITEAFTNDLVRGVVATDGLIGTFTSAEAGDLAANRCFLYHVIGNGTGDWDVPIGGMGAVTGELEKAAREAGARIVTDAEVTSVSPDGTVRYRRGGSIREAAGTVVLSGVAPWVLEQLLEADAGGRGTPEAARADAPEPGPKPEGAQVKVNLLLRRLPRLRDTTVSPEAAFGGTFHINETYTQLEGAYDEAVRGIIPDRLPCEIYCHSLSDPSILSPELAASGAHTLTVFGLHAPNRWLSDENNDATRARLQDAVLASLNSVLAEPIEDLLLTDAAGGPCIETKTTLDLEHALCMPGGNIFHGPLEWPFLDDDAPRDTAAERWGVATRHPRILVCGAGARRGGGVSGIGGHNAAMAVLEAELDD, encoded by the coding sequence GTGACGGAACCCACTCATGACGTTGTCATCGTCGGCGGCGGCCACAACGGATTGACCGCCGCCGCGTACCTCGCCCTCGCCGGCCGCAGCGTGATCGTGCTCGAGCGCGCAGAACACGTCGGCGGTGCCGCGGTCTCTGCCGAGGCGTTCGCGGGCGTCGACGCCCGCCTCTCGCGCTACTCCTACCTCGTCAGCCTGCTGCCGCAGCGGATCATCGAGGACCTCGGCCTCGAGATCGGCCTCGCCCGCAGGCGCTTCTCCTCCTACACGCCGAACCCGGCCGATCCGGCCGGCGGCCTCCTCGTCGACAACGGCGACGCCGAAGCCACCCGGGCGAGCTTCGACCGGATCGGCGCCGGAGCCGATTCCGACGCCTGGGCCGCCTTCTACGCCGACACCGGACGGGTCGCCCGAGCGCTCTTCCCCACGGTCTGCGAACCCCTGCCGACCCGCTCCGAGGCCCGGCTCCTGCTCGGCGACGACGCCCTGTGGGAGCGCTTCGTCGAGCATCCCCTCGGACGGACGATCACCGAGGCCTTCACGAACGACCTCGTGCGCGGCGTCGTCGCGACCGACGGCCTGATCGGCACCTTCACATCTGCGGAGGCGGGCGACCTCGCCGCGAACCGCTGCTTCCTCTACCACGTGATCGGCAACGGGACCGGGGACTGGGACGTTCCGATCGGCGGGATGGGCGCCGTGACGGGCGAACTCGAGAAGGCGGCACGCGAGGCGGGCGCCCGGATAGTGACCGACGCCGAGGTGACGAGCGTCAGCCCGGACGGAACCGTGCGCTACCGGCGCGGCGGCAGCATCCGCGAGGCCGCCGGGACGGTCGTTCTCTCGGGGGTCGCCCCCTGGGTGCTCGAGCAGCTCCTCGAAGCGGATGCCGGCGGCCGGGGCACACCAGAGGCCGCGCGTGCGGACGCGCCAGAGCCCGGGCCGAAGCCAGAGGGCGCCCAGGTCAAGGTCAACCTGCTGCTGCGCCGGCTGCCACGGCTCCGCGACACGACGGTCTCCCCCGAGGCTGCGTTCGGCGGCACCTTCCACATCAACGAGACGTACACCCAGCTCGAGGGCGCGTACGACGAGGCCGTCCGGGGGATCATCCCGGACCGGCTGCCCTGCGAGATCTATTGCCATTCCCTGAGCGACCCGAGCATCCTCTCGCCGGAACTCGCGGCGTCCGGCGCACACACCCTCACCGTCTTCGGCCTGCACGCGCCGAACCGCTGGCTGAGCGACGAGAACAACGACGCCACTCGGGCGAGGCTGCAGGACGCCGTGCTCGCCTCGCTCAACTCGGTGCTCGCCGAGCCGATCGAGGACCTGCTGCTGACGGATGCCGCCGGCGGGCCCTGCATCGAGACGAAAACGACCCTCGACCTCGAGCACGCCCTCTGCATGCCGGGCGGGAACATCTTCCACGGTCCCCTCGAGTGGCCGTTTCTCGACGACGACGCCCCGAGGGACACCGCGGCGGAGCGCTGGGGCGTCGCGACCCGGCACCCGCGCATCCTGGTCTGCGGCGCAGGCGCCCGGCGCGGCGGCGGGGTCAGCGGCATCGGCGGGCACAACGCCGCAATGGCGGTCCTCGAGGCAGAGCTCGACGACTGA
- a CDS encoding aldo/keto reductase, whose product MKTFTLPGTDIVAPNVILGLMRIQEKSDEEVRELVRTARDAGIDFLDHADIYGSELHGCERRFGEALQLSPSQRDEITIQTKTGIVGDGPYFDFSYEHIIESVEGSLAALRTDHIDILLLHRPDALVEPEEVARAFDELESTGKVRAFGVSNHTPRQIDLLRKYVRQPIVVNQLQLSLTHAPIIAQGVAANMSGQEQAVTRDGGGIVDYCRLNDITIQAWSPFQAGFFTGVFLGSPEYPELNAVIDRLSAHYGVPPIAIATAWIVRHPARMQVVLGTTTPERVAGAAQGSDVTLTRAEWYELFRAAGHIVP is encoded by the coding sequence ATGAAGACTTTCACCCTGCCCGGCACCGATATCGTCGCTCCGAACGTCATCCTCGGCCTGATGCGCATCCAGGAGAAGAGCGACGAAGAGGTCCGCGAACTCGTGCGCACCGCCCGCGACGCCGGGATCGACTTCCTCGACCACGCTGACATCTACGGCTCAGAACTGCACGGCTGCGAACGCCGCTTCGGGGAGGCCCTGCAGCTCAGCCCCTCCCAGCGTGACGAGATCACGATCCAGACCAAGACGGGAATCGTCGGGGACGGGCCGTACTTCGATTTCTCGTACGAGCACATCATCGAATCCGTCGAGGGGTCCCTCGCCGCCCTGCGCACCGACCACATCGACATCCTGCTGCTGCACCGCCCCGACGCCCTCGTCGAACCCGAGGAGGTCGCCCGCGCGTTCGACGAACTCGAATCCACGGGCAAGGTCCGGGCATTCGGCGTCTCGAACCACACACCGCGCCAGATCGACCTGCTCCGGAAGTACGTGCGCCAGCCGATCGTCGTCAACCAGCTGCAGCTCTCGCTCACCCATGCGCCGATCATCGCGCAGGGGGTCGCCGCTAACATGAGCGGGCAGGAGCAGGCCGTCACCCGCGACGGGGGCGGAATCGTCGATTACTGCCGCCTGAACGACATCACCATCCAGGCGTGGTCGCCGTTCCAGGCCGGCTTCTTCACGGGGGTGTTCCTCGGCTCTCCCGAGTACCCCGAACTCAACGCCGTCATCGACAGGCTCTCCGCCCACTATGGCGTCCCGCCGATCGCCATCGCGACCGCCTGGATCGTGCGTCACCCGGCCAGGATGCAGGTCGTTCTCGGCACCACCACCCCCGAACGCGTCGCCGGGGCGGCCCAGGGATCCGACGTGACCCTCACCAGGGCCGAGTGGTACGAGCTGTTCCGCGCCGCCGGGCACATCGTTCCATGA
- a CDS encoding LysR family transcriptional regulator — protein sequence MLDVRRLRLLRELKIRGTLAGVAEALSYSPSAVSQQLALLEKEAGVELLHKVGRRVQLTAQAEILVDHTTHLLERLEIAEAEMMASLTTVSGTVRVAVFQSASHAVIPRALTLLAAEFPQLRVEVTEREPERGLFEVSARDFDLVLAEQYPGHGRAHRADLDRVNLATDALRLALPSASASADLAGLARMPWVMEPEGTVSRSWASQLCREAGFEPDVRFETADLIAHIRLIESGNAVGILPDLVWAGAEPTVRLVDLPGHPRRTLFSAARRSSTKRPGVVAVRDALARAVTP from the coding sequence ATGCTGGACGTCCGGAGGTTGCGCCTGCTTCGTGAACTGAAGATCCGCGGGACCCTCGCCGGGGTCGCCGAGGCGCTCTCGTACAGCCCGTCCGCGGTCTCCCAGCAACTCGCCCTGCTCGAGAAGGAGGCGGGCGTCGAGCTCCTGCACAAGGTGGGTCGCCGCGTGCAGCTCACCGCGCAGGCCGAGATCCTCGTCGACCACACCACCCACCTGCTCGAACGGCTCGAGATCGCCGAGGCCGAGATGATGGCCTCGCTCACGACCGTCTCGGGCACCGTGCGGGTGGCGGTCTTCCAGTCCGCGTCCCACGCCGTGATCCCCCGGGCGTTGACCCTCCTGGCCGCCGAATTCCCCCAGCTGCGTGTCGAGGTGACCGAGCGCGAGCCGGAGCGCGGCCTGTTCGAAGTGAGTGCCAGGGACTTCGACCTCGTCCTCGCCGAGCAGTACCCGGGGCACGGGCGTGCCCACAGGGCGGACCTCGACCGGGTCAACCTGGCGACGGATGCGCTGCGACTCGCGCTGCCGTCCGCGAGCGCGAGCGCTGATCTCGCAGGCCTGGCGCGGATGCCGTGGGTCATGGAACCGGAAGGTACCGTCTCCCGGTCGTGGGCGAGCCAGCTCTGCCGCGAAGCCGGGTTCGAACCCGATGTCCGGTTCGAGACCGCGGACCTGATCGCGCACATCCGCCTGATCGAATCCGGGAACGCCGTCGGTATCCTGCCCGACCTGGTCTGGGCGGGTGCCGAACCCACGGTGCGCCTCGTCGACCTGCCCGGCCACCCTCGCCGCACCCTCTTCTCTGCGGCACGCCGCTCGAGCACGAAGCGGCCGGGCGTCGTCGCCGTGCGCGACGCGCTCGCCCGCGCGGTCACGCCTTGA
- a CDS encoding bifunctional proline dehydrogenase/L-glutamate gamma-semialdehyde dehydrogenase — MSNSPSVVHQAQSAEVVTLVRKWLAESTAIPADVSAERLAGVLKDPNGLDFTVGFVDGVMRPQDLMVAGYNLQAVAKKAPGFLPGYLRGAIGLGGVLGPVLPWVVIPAARKVLRQMVGHLVVDATPDKLGPAIASLRESGNRLNINLLGEAVLGEKEALRRLEGTRELLARPDVDYVSIKVSSIASQLSMWSFDEAVTRVVERLTPLYELAAASAVPKFINLDMEEYRDLDLTIAVFERILDQPRLLGLEAGIVLQAYLPDALGALQGLTHWAQNRRAAGGAPIKVRVVKGANLAMEHVDAIVHDWPLATYGTKQDADTNYKRVLNWALTPQNTDAVRIGVAGHNLFDVAWAHLLAKRRGVDDRVEFEMLLGMATSQAEAVSRDVGRLLLYTPVVNPAEFDVAISYLIRRLEENASQDNFMSAVFELTTSPPLFEREKERFLASLRALESSVGPEAFVPAPNRSQDRSAVTQLEATESAAEAAQHTDDDLGLTNAVLGFTRGSLSDTAAVLTHAGAGNAAAGIGRFHNEPDTDPSLPANRAWGRRILAQVEGSRLGMDTILAARVDTEEQLDVIIDTVAASGNEWGQRPGGERAAILHRAGLALAANRDRLIEVMAAETGKTIAEGDPEVSEAIDFAHYYAESARALDAVQGAIFVPPRLTVVTPPWNFPVAISAGGVLAALAAGSGVIVKPAKLAQRSGAVMVEALWEAGVPRELLSLVDLADRELGTRLIGHPAVDRVILTGAYETAQLFRSFREDLPLLAETSGKNAIIVTPSADLDLAAADVVKSAFGHAGQKCSAASLVILVGSVARSERFLGQLVDAATSLRVGRPSDPVTQMGPLIEPANGKLLHALTELGVGESWLVEPKQLDEDGALWSPGIRTGVAPGSYFHLTEFFGPVLGVMHARTLEEAIRFQNAVDYGLTSGLHSLDPEELATWLETIEAGNLYVNRGITGAIVQRQPFGGWKRSSVGAGTKAGGPNYLYGLGSWVTNPGRNSSTLHLRGLEPSVTQLIEGSQPVLDYADFDVLRRSALSDALAWREEFAAVRDVSGLGVERNLFRYRTLPVTVRLAEDGTLSNLLRVLIAATLSKSRFTVSSTLPIPPIVRGALAEREIPVTVESDAEWLARAAAGDITTSRVRLIGGDPLTGATDAAAQLAHALRGSPDVAVYAHPVTQAGRVELLPFLREQAISITAHRFGNPSTLSAGII; from the coding sequence ATGAGCAACTCACCGTCCGTCGTGCACCAGGCCCAGAGCGCGGAGGTCGTCACGCTCGTCAGGAAGTGGCTCGCGGAGAGCACCGCCATTCCGGCGGACGTCTCCGCCGAACGCCTCGCCGGCGTGCTCAAGGACCCGAACGGCCTCGACTTCACGGTCGGCTTCGTCGACGGCGTCATGCGCCCCCAGGACCTCATGGTCGCCGGCTACAACCTGCAGGCCGTCGCGAAGAAGGCCCCCGGGTTCCTGCCCGGGTACCTGCGCGGCGCCATCGGCCTCGGCGGCGTGCTCGGCCCCGTGCTGCCGTGGGTCGTCATCCCGGCCGCCCGCAAGGTGCTGCGGCAGATGGTCGGCCACCTCGTCGTCGACGCGACGCCGGACAAGCTCGGGCCCGCGATCGCGAGCCTGCGCGAATCCGGCAACCGGCTCAACATCAACCTGCTCGGCGAGGCCGTGCTCGGAGAGAAGGAAGCCCTGCGCAGGCTCGAGGGCACGAGGGAACTGCTCGCCCGCCCCGACGTCGACTACGTCTCGATCAAGGTGTCTTCGATCGCGAGCCAGCTCTCGATGTGGTCGTTCGACGAGGCTGTGACCCGGGTCGTCGAGAGGCTGACCCCGCTCTACGAGCTCGCCGCGGCATCCGCTGTGCCCAAGTTCATCAACCTCGACATGGAGGAGTACCGCGACCTCGACCTCACGATCGCGGTCTTCGAACGCATCCTGGACCAGCCCCGCCTGCTCGGCCTCGAGGCCGGCATCGTGTTGCAGGCCTACCTGCCCGACGCGCTCGGCGCCCTGCAGGGCCTGACTCACTGGGCGCAGAACCGGCGCGCGGCCGGGGGAGCCCCGATCAAGGTGCGCGTCGTCAAGGGCGCCAACCTCGCCATGGAACACGTCGATGCGATCGTGCACGACTGGCCGCTCGCAACCTACGGCACCAAGCAGGACGCGGACACGAACTACAAGCGGGTGCTCAACTGGGCGCTGACCCCGCAGAACACGGATGCCGTCCGCATCGGCGTCGCCGGGCACAACCTCTTCGACGTGGCGTGGGCCCACCTCCTCGCCAAGCGGCGCGGCGTCGACGACCGGGTCGAGTTCGAGATGCTGCTGGGTATGGCGACGAGCCAGGCCGAGGCCGTGAGCCGGGACGTCGGCAGGCTGCTGCTCTACACGCCCGTCGTCAACCCGGCCGAGTTCGACGTGGCGATCAGCTACCTGATCCGCCGCCTCGAGGAGAATGCGAGCCAGGACAACTTCATGTCCGCCGTTTTCGAACTCACGACCTCGCCCCCGCTCTTCGAACGCGAGAAGGAGCGCTTCCTCGCCTCACTCCGGGCCCTCGAATCATCGGTCGGCCCTGAGGCCTTCGTGCCCGCGCCGAACCGAAGCCAGGACCGTTCGGCGGTCACCCAGCTCGAGGCGACCGAGTCGGCGGCCGAAGCGGCGCAGCACACCGACGATGACCTCGGCCTCACCAATGCCGTGCTCGGCTTCACCCGCGGCTCGCTCAGCGACACGGCCGCGGTCCTGACCCACGCGGGCGCGGGGAACGCGGCCGCCGGCATCGGCCGTTTCCACAACGAGCCGGACACAGACCCCTCGCTGCCCGCGAACCGCGCGTGGGGGCGCCGGATCCTCGCCCAGGTCGAGGGGTCACGCCTCGGCATGGACACGATCCTCGCCGCCCGCGTCGACACCGAGGAACAGCTCGACGTCATCATCGACACCGTCGCAGCGAGCGGCAACGAATGGGGCCAGCGCCCCGGCGGGGAGCGGGCCGCGATCCTGCACCGGGCCGGTCTCGCGCTCGCAGCGAACCGCGACCGCCTGATCGAGGTGATGGCCGCAGAGACCGGCAAGACCATCGCAGAGGGCGACCCCGAGGTGAGCGAGGCCATCGACTTCGCGCACTACTACGCCGAGAGCGCCCGGGCGCTCGATGCCGTGCAGGGCGCGATCTTCGTGCCCCCGCGCCTCACCGTCGTGACCCCGCCGTGGAACTTCCCCGTCGCGATCTCCGCAGGCGGGGTGCTCGCCGCGCTCGCGGCAGGCTCCGGCGTCATCGTCAAGCCCGCGAAGCTCGCCCAGCGCTCCGGAGCGGTCATGGTCGAGGCGCTCTGGGAGGCCGGGGTGCCCCGCGAACTCCTCTCGCTCGTCGACCTCGCCGACCGGGAGCTCGGCACCCGGCTGATCGGGCACCCCGCGGTCGACCGGGTCATCCTCACCGGAGCCTACGAAACCGCGCAGCTGTTCCGGAGCTTCCGCGAGGACCTGCCCCTTCTCGCAGAGACGAGCGGCAAGAACGCGATCATCGTGACCCCGTCCGCCGACCTCGACCTCGCCGCCGCCGACGTCGTCAAGAGCGCGTTCGGGCACGCGGGACAGAAGTGTTCCGCAGCGAGCCTCGTCATCCTCGTCGGTTCCGTCGCCAGGTCCGAGCGTTTCCTCGGCCAGCTCGTCGATGCCGCGACGAGCCTGCGGGTCGGGCGTCCCTCCGACCCGGTCACCCAGATGGGCCCGCTCATCGAACCCGCCAACGGCAAGCTCCTGCACGCCCTCACCGAGCTCGGCGTCGGCGAGAGCTGGCTCGTCGAACCGAAACAGCTCGACGAGGACGGCGCGCTGTGGTCGCCGGGCATCCGCACTGGAGTCGCTCCCGGTTCCTACTTCCACCTCACCGAGTTCTTCGGGCCCGTGCTGGGAGTGATGCATGCGCGCACACTCGAGGAAGCCATCCGCTTTCAGAACGCGGTCGACTACGGGCTCACCTCCGGGCTGCACTCGCTCGACCCCGAGGAACTCGCGACCTGGCTCGAGACGATCGAGGCGGGCAACCTGTACGTCAACCGGGGGATCACGGGCGCGATCGTGCAGCGCCAGCCGTTCGGCGGCTGGAAGCGCTCGTCAGTGGGAGCAGGTACGAAGGCCGGTGGCCCGAACTATCTCTACGGCCTCGGCAGCTGGGTGACCAACCCGGGCAGGAACAGTTCGACCCTGCACCTGCGCGGCCTCGAACCGAGCGTCACGCAGCTCATCGAGGGCTCGCAGCCCGTGCTCGACTATGCCGACTTCGACGTACTGCGCCGCTCGGCCCTCAGCGACGCGCTCGCCTGGCGCGAGGAGTTCGCGGCAGTCAGGGACGTCTCCGGGCTCGGTGTCGAACGCAACCTGTTCCGCTACCGGACGTTGCCCGTCACGGTGCGCCTCGCCGAGGACGGCACACTGTCGAACCTGCTGCGGGTGCTCATCGCCGCGACCCTCTCGAAGTCGCGTTTCACGGTGTCGAGCACGCTGCCCATACCGCCGATCGTACGGGGTGCCCTCGCCGAGCGTGAGATCCCGGTCACGGTCGAGAGCGACGCAGAATGGCTCGCCCGCGCCGCAGCCGGCGACATCACGACGAGCCGGGTGCGGCTGATCGGCGGTGACCCGCTGACCGGGGCGACGGATGCGGCGGCCCAGCTCGCGCACGCCCTCCGCGGCAGCCCCGACGTGGCCGTCTACGCCCACCCGGTCACCCAGGCAGGCAGGGTCGAGCTGCTGCCGTTCCTGCGGGAGCAGGCGATCTCGATCACGGCCCACCGCTTCGGCAACCCGAGCACCCTCTCCGCCGGCATCATCTGA
- a CDS encoding 3-oxoacyl-ACP synthase III translates to MDGNATTSHTNVALLAVASTLAPIVTTSIEIDRRLQPALKRLRLPSGLLQRVAGVYERRNWGSDLAFDDAAVSAGKRALSDAGVEPSQVGLLINTSVTRKHLEPSVAVRIHHGLGLPSSATNFDIANACLGFVNGMTLAAQLIDSGQVDYAVVIDGEDADEIQSNTIDRLGRPDIGRKDFMSEFASLTLGSGAAAAVLGRADRHPEGHRMLGGVTRAATQFNGLCVGSVDGMFTDAKALLKGGMELVVSAWTEAKRDWNWSSMDRYILHQVSDVHTNAIVKATGLDRARVPLTYPLFGNVGPASIPITLAEEAKTLRRGDRVLLMGVGSGLNTAMMELAW, encoded by the coding sequence TTGGACGGAAACGCAACGACGTCGCACACAAACGTCGCGCTCTTGGCGGTCGCGAGCACCCTCGCACCGATCGTCACTACCTCGATCGAGATCGACCGTCGACTGCAGCCGGCCCTGAAACGCCTGCGTCTCCCGAGCGGCCTGCTCCAGCGCGTCGCCGGAGTCTACGAACGCCGCAACTGGGGCAGCGACCTCGCCTTCGACGACGCGGCCGTGTCAGCGGGCAAGCGTGCCCTGAGCGACGCAGGCGTCGAGCCGAGCCAGGTCGGTCTCCTGATCAACACCTCGGTCACGCGCAAGCACCTCGAGCCCTCCGTCGCCGTGCGCATCCACCACGGCCTCGGCCTGCCGTCGTCGGCCACCAACTTCGACATCGCCAACGCGTGCCTCGGGTTCGTGAACGGGATGACCCTCGCCGCGCAACTGATCGACTCCGGCCAGGTCGACTACGCGGTGGTGATCGACGGCGAGGACGCCGACGAGATCCAGTCCAACACAATCGACCGGCTCGGACGGCCCGACATCGGCCGCAAGGACTTCATGAGCGAATTCGCGAGCCTGACCCTCGGGTCAGGGGCTGCCGCGGCCGTCCTCGGACGTGCAGACCGGCATCCGGAAGGCCATCGCATGCTCGGCGGCGTCACCCGCGCCGCGACCCAGTTCAACGGACTCTGCGTCGGCAGCGTCGACGGCATGTTCACCGACGCCAAGGCGCTGCTCAAGGGCGGCATGGAACTGGTCGTCTCGGCCTGGACGGAGGCGAAGCGCGACTGGAACTGGTCGAGCATGGACCGCTACATTCTGCACCAGGTCTCTGACGTGCACACCAACGCGATCGTGAAGGCCACCGGGCTCGACCGGGCGAGGGTGCCCCTCACCTACCCGCTGTTCGGCAACGTCGGGCCGGCGTCGATCCCGATCACCCTGGCCGAAGAGGCCAAGACCTTGCGTCGCGGCGACCGGGTGCTGCTCATGGGGGTCGGCTCCGGCCTCAACACCGCAATGATGGAACTGGCCTGGTGA